Part of the Thermococcus barossii genome is shown below.
TGCTCGTCCTCTGCCCCATCGGTGACGGTGATGACTCCATCGGCAGGGAAGACCTTTAAAACCTCCTCCAGCTGTCTGGCCAGCTCCAGGTCGCTCTTGACGCCCACTTTGGGGTGGCCGGTTATCAGGGCAACCTGGACATCTTCAAACTCCCCGCTCTCCCTGAGCTCGTCGTGAAGCTTGACAGCGGCGTAAGCAACGTTGGCGTCGCTGTCCTCCGGATCGGCCAGACTGAGCTTGAGGGCTGCATCTACACAGGCGTCTCGCCCTATCACCGGCCCTTCGACGCCGGCCTTCTGCCCGAAATCGTCATCACGGTCTATGGCGAGAATCAGTGCCCTAATCTCAACCACCCCTCGCCTTTTCGAGAACTGATTTTACCTTGTCCTCCATGTGGACATGCTTGTCCCGTCTGTCGTCGATCCTTACGGTTGTTGAAACCCGTGAAGCGCCCAGTTTGAATACCAGTTCGTGTGCCTCCTCGATTATATCGAAAGCTTCCCTCACGGTCGGAACCTCTATTATCGTTGCCATCGGTGTCAATTGGTATTTAACACCCTTTCTCTCTAAAAGCTTTACCACCCCGGCGACGTACCGGCTCAGACTTTTCTCACCGAGGGGAACAATCACGAACTCCACTATCACCACTTTCGACACCCGACTTAACTTCCTTCGGCAATTTTTTAAGCTTTGCGGGAAAGGTAAATAACTCCTCCCGCCGTAGGAACTAGGGGTGAGAACGATGTACAGAATCAGGGACGAATGGGGGGAGTTCCTCGTCAGGCTTGCGAGAAAAGCCATTGAGGAGTACGTCAGGAACGGCAGGACAATAAAACCTCCTGAGGATACCCCTCCCGAGTTGTGGGAGAAGATGGGAGTTTTTGTGACGCTGAACAAACGCCATGCCCCGCCTCAGATGGCCCTCCGCGGTTGCATCGGCTTCCCACTGCCGATTTACCCTCTGGTCGAGGCCACGATAAAGGCGGCAATCTATGCGGCCGTGGACGACCCACGCTTCCCGCCGGTCAGGGAAAGCGAGCTGAACGACCTTGTGGTTGAGGTCAGCGTCCTGACACCGCCAGAACCCATAGAGGGGCCGCCCGAGGAGAGGCCGAGGAGGATAAAGGTCGGCAGGGACGGTCTGATAATCGAGAAGGGAATCTATTCCGGCCTGCTCCTCCCGCAGGTGCCGATAGAGTGGGGCTGGGACGAGGAGGAGTTTTTAGCTCAGACCTGCTGGAAGGCAGGATTGCCTCCCGACTGCTGGCTCGATGAGGACACGAAGGTCTACCGCTTTACCGCGGAGATATTTGAGGAGGAGTACCCAAGAGGACCTGTGAGAAGGAAACCGCTGTGAGCAGTTTTGAAATTTTTCGGAAAATCGTCGAATTTTCTTCAAGAATATTTAAATAGTTTTATGGCGTAGATTAAACCCAAGGTGAGGTTACGGTGAAGATGAGAAAGATTGCCATGGTTTTGACCGTGTTTCTTCTTTTTGGAAGCTTGATACCTCTCGGGTATGTTAGTGCCACATACGGGACGGTTACGGCCAGGGACGCCATGGAGGAAGCTAAAGCACTTTTGAACTCAAATTTCATGGGTTCCTTGGTAAGCGCTGAGTTCAAGGGTGTTGAGGAGCAGATTTTAATTGCAACAACACCAGCTGCGGGATTTCCTGTTGAGGGGGACTCCTATCTGATCATCAGCTCCGGTGATGCGAGATACGTGATAACCGGGAACGATAGCTATTACTCTGATGATGGGGATGTAGGAGGTGTTTACATCGAAAACGGCCACCCAGTTTCGGGTGCCGATGCATACGACGTAGCCACATTGACGTTAAAACTCAGGGTTCCCTACGGGGCCACCAAGCTTTCGTTCAGGTGGAGATTCACCACCGATGAAGAACCGAGCGATGATACCTTCCAGGATTACTTCTACTCTTACGTTGTGTTCCCAGATGGGAAAAAGGTCGTGGCCGCTACACTGCCCAACGGTACAATCCCCTACGTTGGACCGATAGCACCTTATACGCGCGAAACAACCCCAGGCGATGGAGTGTACCTGTACGCCATAATGAACTACACCTCGACTGCCGTGGTGGACGTCTCCCAGTACCAGGGGAAGGAAATAACAATAGTCTTCCAGGTTGCCGATACTGAGGACGAGATAGTCGATACCGCGGTTCTCATAGACGACCTCAAGTTCGATGTTCCCCAGTCCTTCTTTGTATACAACCGCATGATGGTGATTGCCCAGGTGTGGACTATGTACTTCTTCAAGCTCCACGATGAATTCGATGAACTCTACGCCAACGCAAGTGCGATGGGAGTAGACAACGAGACCCTTTCGCTGGCGAAGGAACTTCACGAGAACGCAACCCAGATGATAATGGATGCGTGGGACACCGACAATCTGGATGACATCAAACTGCGCCTGTGGGGAGCCATACCTACATACCCGAAGATGCACCTAGTAAGAAGGGCATACGTTACAGAAAAAGACGCTGTTAACCTGCTG
Proteins encoded:
- a CDS encoding MTH1187 family thiamine-binding protein, with the translated sequence MVIVEFVIVPLGEKSLSRYVAGVVKLLERKGVKYQLTPMATIIEVPTVREAFDIIEEAHELVFKLGASRVSTTVRIDDRRDKHVHMEDKVKSVLEKARGG
- a CDS encoding TIGR00296 family protein; amino-acid sequence: MYRIRDEWGEFLVRLARKAIEEYVRNGRTIKPPEDTPPELWEKMGVFVTLNKRHAPPQMALRGCIGFPLPIYPLVEATIKAAIYAAVDDPRFPPVRESELNDLVVEVSVLTPPEPIEGPPEERPRRIKVGRDGLIIEKGIYSGLLLPQVPIEWGWDEEEFLAQTCWKAGLPPDCWLDEDTKVYRFTAEIFEEEYPRGPVRRKPL